A window from Branchiostoma lanceolatum isolate klBraLanc5 chromosome 9, klBraLanc5.hap2, whole genome shotgun sequence encodes these proteins:
- the LOC136442207 gene encoding apolipoprotein D-like: MITFILATVACAAIADAQIITWFGGSCPDVTTKDNFQLQPYMGRWYEISKYPNSFQNGECGSAQYTLQDDNIVRVNNTQIKEGGIVDTVIGQVRDDPSSDVPAHLQVRFSSWQPWGKYWVLDTDYESYTVVYSCSYYIINKVEFLWILGRDRTVEEETRKNILQMLENFKIDATKMVDTVQDVNKCNV; this comes from the exons ATGATCACCTTCATCCTGGCAACGGTAGCCTGTGCAGCTATCGCTGATGCACAAATCATTACATGGTTCGGCGGGTCGTGTCCTGACGTCACAACAAAGGACAACTTCCAACTACAGCCG TACATGGGCCGCTGGTACGAAATCTCCAAATATCCCAACAGTTTTCAGAATGGGGAATGCGGCTCGGCCCAGTACACCCTGCAGGACGACAATATCGTCAGGGTCAACAACACACAGATAAA GGAAGGTGGCATTGTAGATACCGTCATCGGTCAAGTCCGAGATGACCCCAGCTCCGACGTACCGGCTCATCTGCAAGTCAGGTTCTCCTCAT GGCAACCTTGGGGGAAGTACTGGGTGTTGGACACGGACTACGAGAGTTACACCGTAGTGTACTCCTGCTCCTACTACATCATCAACAAGGTCGAGTTCCTGTGGATCCTCGGACGCGACCGCACAGTAGAAGAAGAGACCAGGAAAAACATCCTCCAAATGTTAGAAAATTTCAAGATCGACGCTACGAAGATGGTTGATACCGTACAAGATGTCAATAAATGTAATGTGTAA
- the LOC136441936 gene encoding uncharacterized protein has product MATFGRKTTQSHDWFDAKSTEMAPVMEAKRAALAEYKRTPSERNLHVLRAARNKVKQTARRCANEYWSKLSEDIHIAAIIGNIRGMYDGIKRALGPTQSKTAPLKSTTGEEITDKMLQMERWVEHYSDLYSRQNTVSPSALDAIECLPTMAELDAEPTLDELNKAIDSLSTGKAPGSDAIPSDLLKHCKTVLLLPLHELPTQKQGREKRLQQLPGNYTTQRGRQAAREVQGTEHAPVYIAFIDLTKSFAMVSRDGLFKILPKIGCPPKLQSLIKSFHTNMKGTVLYSGNLSEPFDIRGGVKQGCVLAPTQLFGIFFALLLKQAFGTATEGIYLRTRSDGRLFNLNRLKAKTKVREALIRDLLFADDTGLAAHTEQGLQSLTDRFSRACQDFGLIISLKKTEVLGQDVEAPPAITIGDYELKFVAWRMAESPKTFSTEN; this is encoded by the exons ATGGCTACCTTCGGAAGAAAGACCACACAGTCACACGACTGGTTTGATGCCAAGTCAACAGAGATGGCCCCCGTGATGGAAGCCAAACGTGCTGCTCTCGCAGAGTACAAGAGGACACCCAGCGAGAGGAATCTCCACGTCCTCAGAGCCGCAAGGAACAAAGTCAAACAGACAGCCCGACGGTGTGCCAACGAGTACTGGAGCAAGCTTAGTGAAGACATCCATATAGCTGCCATAATAGGAAACATCAGAGGTATGTATGATGGTATTAAGAGGGCACTTGGACCAACCCAGAGCAAGACAGCTCCCCTTAAGTCCACCACTGGGGAAGAGATCACAGACAAGATGCTACAGATGGAGAGATGGGTGGAGCACTACTCGGACCTCTACTCCAGGCAAAACACTGTGTCCCCCTCAGCCCTTGACGCAATCGAATGTCTGCCAACCATGGCTGAACTAGATGCTGAGCCAACCTTggatgagctcaacaaagccaTCGACAGCTTGTCCACAGGAAAGGCACCAGGCAGTGACGCAATCCCGTCCGACCTACTCAAACACTGCAAGACTGTCTTACTGCTCCCGCTACACGAACTCCCTACACAAAAACAAGGGAGAGAGAAGCGACTGCAACAATTACCGGGGAATTACACTACTCAGCGTGGTCGGCAAG CTGCAAGAGAAGTGCAGGGAACAGAACATGCCCCTGTATACATAGCATTCATCGACCTCACCAAGTCGTTCGCCATGGTTAGCAGAGACGGCCTCTTCAAGATCTTACCCAAGATAGGCTGTCCACCAAAGCTACAGAGCCTCATCAAATCCTTCCACACCAACATGAAGGGGACAGTACTGTACAGTGGCAACCTATCTGAGCCATTTGACATACGCGGCGGTGTAAAACAAGGCTGCGTTCTGGCCCCCACGCAGCTGTTTGGGATCTTCTTTGCCCTGCTCCTGAAGCAAGCCTTTGGAACAGCAACAGAAGGAATTTACCTCCGCACAAGATCCGACGGCAGACTCTTCAACCTCAACCGCCTCAAGGCCAAAACAAAGGTAAGGGAAGCCCTGATCAGAGATCTACTGTTCGCTGATGACACCGGACTTGCAGCTCACACAGAGCAGGGACTCCAGTCTTTGACGGATCGCTTCTCCAGGGCATGCCAGGACTTTGGTCTGATCATCAGCCTTAAGAAGACAGAAGTGCTGGGCCAGGATGTAGAAGCACCTCCAGCCATCACCATCGGTGACTATGAACTGAAGTTCGTCGCATGGAGGATGgccgaatccccaaagaccttctctacggagaactga
- the LOC136441937 gene encoding craniofacial development protein 2-like, producing MVADKPNKQRLNVDIAALQETRLADSGTLKEQDYTFYWQGKGCNEPREPGVGFAVKNTLLRMVEPGSNGSARLLSLRLNTTKGPITLVSVYAPTLAATPEVKDEFYENLTATMHQEHSQ from the exons ATGGTAGCTGACAAACCGAACAAGCAAAG GCTGAACGTGGATATAGCTGCACTTCAGGAAACACGCCTTGCTGACTCAGGCACTCTAAAGGAGCAGGACTACACGTTCTACTGGCAGGGGAAGGGGTGCAATGAGCCCAGGGAGCCCGGAGTAGGCTTCGCGGTGAAGAACACCTTACTGAGGATGGTGGAGCCGGGAAGTAATGGATCTGCGCGTCTCCTCTCTCTCCGCCTCAACACAACCAAAGGCCCCATCACCCTTGTCAGCGTATACGCCCCGACACTTGCTGCCACCCCTGAAGTAAAAGATGAGTTCTACGAGAATCTCACAGCTACCATGCATCAGGAACATTCCCAGTGA
- the LOC136442422 gene encoding apolipoprotein D-like, with protein sequence MITFILATVACAAIADAQIITWFGGSCPDVTTKDNFQLQPYMGRWYEISKYPNSFQNGECGSAQYTLQDDNIVRVNNTQIKEGGIVDTVIGQVRDDPSSDVPAHLQVRFSSWQPWGKYWVLDTDYESYTVVYSCSYYIINKVEFLWILGRDRTVEEETRKNILQMLENFKIDATKMVDTVQDVNKCNV encoded by the exons ATGATCACCTTCATCCTGGCAACGGTAGCCTGTGCAGCTATCGCTGATGCACAGATCATCACATGGTTCGGCGGGTCGTGTCCTGACGTCACAACAAAGGACAACTTCCAACTACAGCCG TACATGGGCCGCTGGTACGAAATCTCCAAATATCCCAACAGTTTTCAGAATGGGGAATGCGGCTCGGCCCAGTACACCCTGCAGGACGACAATATCGTCAGGGTCAACAACACACAGATAAA GGAAGGTGGCATTGTAGATACCGTCATCGGTCAAGTCCGAGATGACCCCAGCTCCGACGTACCGGCTCATCTGCAAGTCAGGTTCTCCTCAT GGCAACCCTGGGGGAAGTACTGGGTGTTGGACACGGACTACGAGAGTTACACCGTAGTGTACTCCTGCTCCTACTACATCATCAACAAGGTCGAGTTCCTGTGGATCCTCGGACGCGACCGCACAGTAGAAGAAGAGACCAGGAAAAACATCCTCCAAATGTTAGAAAATTTCAAGATCGACGCTACGAAGATGGTTGATACCGTACAAGATGTCAATAAATGTAATGTGTAA
- the LOC136442201 gene encoding apolipoprotein D-like — protein MITFILATVACAAIADAQIITWFGGSCPDVTTKDNFQLQPYMGRWYEISKYPNSFQNGECGTAQYTLQDDNIVRVNNTQIKEGGIVDTVIGQVRDDPSSDVPAHLQVRFSSWQPWGKYWVLDTDYESYTVVYSCSYYIINKVEFLWILGRDRTVEKETRKNILQMLENFKIDATKMVDTVQDVNKCNV, from the exons ATGATCACCTTCATCCTGGCAACGGTAGCCTGTGCAGCTATCGCTGATGCACAGATCATCACATGGTTCGGCGGGTCGTGTCCTGACGTCACAACAAAGGACAACTTCCAACTACAGCCG TACATGGGCCGCTGGTACGAAATCTCCAAATATCCCAACAGTTTTCAGAATGGGGAATGCGGCACGGCCCAGTACACCCTGCAGGACGACAATATCGTCAGGGTCAACAATACACAAATAAA GGAAGGTGGTATTGTAGATACCGTCATCGGTCAAGTCCGAGATGACCCCAGCTCCGACGTACCGGCTCATCTGCAAGTCAGGTTCTCCTCAT GGCAACCCTGGGGGAAGTACTGGGTGTTGGACACGGACTACGAGAGTTACACCGTAGTGTACTCCTGCTCCTACTACATCATCAACAAGGTCGAGTTCCTGTGGATCCTCGGACGCGACCGCACAGTAGAAAAAGAGACCAGGAAAAACATCCTCCAAATGTTAGAAAATTTCAAGATCGACGCTACGAAGATGGTTGATACCGTACAAGATGTCAATAAATGTAATGTGTAA